In Sphingobacterium sp. SRCM116780, the genomic stretch TCAAGAATAGAATGATAAAAAATCTATTATTAGCCATTACGCTTTCTCTATTTGTCGTGATATTATTTGGTCAAACCCAGTATGCCACGACAACAAATGGTCAAAAGGTAATCTTAAAGTCGGATGGTACATGGGAGTATGCTAAATCTAATGTGACATCTATCAATAGAGTATCCTCTGCACCTGGCAATTCTGGCTTGAAAGCAACATCTTTAAAGAATAAGAACTCTTCTTCTAGATCATATATACGAGGTCCTCGAGGAGGCTGTTACTATATCAATGGTAATGGCGGTAAGACCTACGTTGACAGAAGTATGTGTAATTGAGAAAAAAGACAAACATTCAGTCAAAAAAAACAGATGCTAATCCTACGCCATTCATGATTTGAACCCAACCATAAGCACCTAAACCTCTTGTTTCTGAACTTAAAAAGTTTGTTCCCGTATTATAAGCTAAGGTTTGTGGTATATTAAATTATTTAAAAATATTCATCTCCTCATCATAAATAGGACTTTGAATATTTAAAAAATTTAAAACACTATGAAATACATGGTTCTGAGACAATATTTTATTGGGTTTGACTTGTTTCGATCCATCAGATGTCCAAACGATAAAAGGAATCTCATATTGTTCCTTTGGTGCAATACTTATAGGTACTCCATGCATATAGAGATTTTTTTCTCCTAAAGATTCACCATGATCTGAAACAAAAATCATAGCACTTTTATACGCGTTTAATTCTTTTAAATCTTCAATTATCTGAGATAAAATATAATCCGTATAAACAATGGTATTGTCATAAGCATTGATTAGCTCTGTTTGAGAACATTTTCCTAATTCAACACTATTGCATACGGGTTTGAAAGTCTCAAATCGGGATGGATATTTAGTACTATATGTAGGTCCATGACTTGTACTTGTGTGCAATATGATCAATACTTTATTCTTTTTACTGGCTAATATTTGTTCTTTTAATCCTGTCAGAAGAACTTCATCATAATCACATCCTTCACCTTTACAATTTGGCAATAAAACATCTCTATTTTGATAATCTTTAATATGAACTGGTGGTTCCCCCCAATTTGAGGTTCTCCAAATAACGTCTACATTATTTCTATATAAATAATTGGGTAAGATTTCATATAACTTATCTGTATTTGTATGTTCTAAAATACATTTGACACCAGCCGTTGTATAAGTAGCACAAGAGGTAGCATCAAAATGAAATAAATGAGGTATTTTGGAAAGCAGTGGATTCGTATTTTTTTTGTATCCATATAAAGAAAAATTTTGGCTTCTTGCAGATTCCCCTATAACAAGAACGACAACCGATTTCTGATTATCTTTTATTGTCGCATCTGGCAGTAAAATTTCTTTTTCATTACTTTTATATTTGTCAGAATAAAAAAGTGACGTATTTACTAAATAAGACCAAGGCATAGCAAGCCCACCTAATTTTTTTGAATTTTTATCAATCCATAGCCAATTGCTTGCATTAACGAGTATTAAAATCAGCATAAATAATAGGGTGAGCGAGGAGGTTATTGCAGATTTTTTCCATGCTACATGTATTATTTTAACTTTAAAGATGTAAATGCTAGGAAGAATACCAAGTAGAATGATGTATAGTAATAATTTCATTGAAAAAAAACTACTAGACTCAGCATAATTGGTATTGAGGATATTACCGATCATCGTTTTATCTATGATAACACCGTAAGTATTAATAAAATAAACAGCAATGGCATTGGTAATAAAAAAAATGATTAATAAAAATTTTCCTACATTACGTGGCAGACAACAGATCAGATAAAAAACAAAAGCATTGGCAACCAACATCAGAATCATTACACTAATAATGATCGCAATACCGTTCAAACTTGTATAATCAACATTATTGAAGACAAAAACATAAAATGGGAAATGAAAGAATAAAAAATTAAGAAAACTCATTAATAAAGCAAAATGAGCAATTTTCAAATTATTTTTTAACATAAATATGAACGATTTTATAGAGTGAAATGAGTAAGCTGGTCAATGATAAATAAAATATAATTAAATGATCAATCATTATTTTGTTGATTAATGAAATACTGCAAATCAGAAAGAACAGCATAAAAATTAGATAGTAATTTTTATTATTGATCCAAGTCCAGATTTTATATTTTTCGTTGATAAAAATACCTAATAGTCCTGAGATATATCCAATAATTCCACCTATAATAACATCAAGCGGATAATGTGCTCCTATACCTACTCTTGTAAACCCAATTATCAATCCTATACTGATCATGAAAATAAACCATAAAATTTTATAGTTCATCTTTTTAGGTATGAATGCAAATAGCAAAACAGTTAGTACGGTAAAAACTGTAATGGAGTGCCCAGATGGTAAACTGTTATGTCCTGTCAATGTTTTGCCAATGATAACAAAACTAGTATGATCAAATACAGCAGCAGGTCTTGGTACAGCAAATGTTTTTTTTAGTAAAAAAGAGAATATACAGGAAACAAGAGAAGCGGATATTAAAGATTCCCAAATTTTAGGAACATAAAGAATAAAAGCGCTAAGGAAAGATAAAATAATTATCTCGTCTCCAAGTTGGGTGAGGTTAAATATTGTATTGGGGAATTGTGATAATTTTGAATTCAGAAAATAGAAACAATCCTTTTGAATCTGTATGTATTTATCAACATGTAACGAATCTTGTTTATAAAGGAATAAAACTATGGTAACTAAAAAAAACAGGGGGAAAAAAAATAAAGAACGCTTGAGTTTTGAATAATTACGAATAACAGATGTGTTCATCATGTTATTTGTTGGCAGATTTACTTTGATAAATTTATTTAACATATGTCATCATTTAATTATATGTTTTGTCTTTAACTTTCTCGGTTATCATCGTTGCTATAATTGAAACTCATTTTGTCTGCCTTTCTTCTAATTATTATCGTATCCTGCAAGTAGGTAGCATTGCCGATAATACCCATTTGTTTTTGAATGGATCTTTATAACGACATCAACGCAAGACAGAGTGGTTTTGTCAGCTTATTTTTTGCACTTTTTGAAAGCTGTAATCTCAACACACCTATATAAGAAATTAAATTACACGACAAAGCAATGAAGAGATTTAGAATAAATTTTGAATTATTCTCGGCTAGGTTGCTTATTATATTAATAAATTTTCAAATTCGCCCACAGCTTTTAGGAGATAATACTCAAATGAATCATAAAATACAGCACTTTACTTTTATCTTTATTTTACTGTCCTGAATATAAAGACACAGAATCATAGACAGGAAAGGAGAATGTAAAAGCGTATTTTGAAAATGAAAATTGTAATCTATCCAAGTAAAGGGATAATCAAAACAGCTGAGTAAAAAAATATGCATCTTTAAATATTAGACACAACAGAATAGTTTGAAGAATATTATGGGAGATAAAATAGAAATATACACAAGCAAGAAAAAAGCGTTTTTTCTGTTAATAGCGTCATTAATCTTTGTTATAGGAGGAATTTTCTTAGTCCTCTATCCTGAAGAATTTAAAGGATCTCCCCTAGTGACGATATTTATGGGAATAGTCTCGGCTCTATTCTTTGGACTTGGGGTCATTGTTTCTATTTATCAACTCTTAAAAAACAGACTGGCGTTGGTACTCACAAATCAAGGATTGTATGTAGGTATTAAGAACAAAACTTTTATACCATGGGAGAATATTAAAGGTTTTAGAGAAATCTCAATACACTCAAACTCCATTATTATTATCCAAATAAAAAACAGTCATGGGGTAATAGGGTTAGAGAAAAATAAAATTATAAAGAAAACAATGCAATTCAATAATAACAACTACGGTTCTCCCTATAACATAGCGGCCTCTACAATGGATATAAGTCACAATGATTTGATGCTAGTATTAAATGAATATTTAGATAAATACAAATTTGATCATAGAAAAGTTAAATAGAAACTATGATAACTATTTATAATGATATAAGTTAATCTATATCAAAAATAAAAAAGTATTCATGTACATACTGCCTTATATTATTTCTTAAAACAAAAAGTGGACACCCGTGTTTCTAGTTGTAGTAAATTCAATTAATACAAATTAATAAATTGAATATGAAAAAACTACTACTAACGCTATGTGTATTCCTATATGCACACGCATCTTTTAGCCAAGACACCACTATTATTTATGATACGGAAAGAATATCAAACGAAAAGTTTGATACCCTTAACAATGCCGTCAAAACATATCATAGACTACTGCACTACAACGATCCTATTTTATATGTAGGCATTCTCCCCTCTTTTAAATCTGCTAAAACGAGGGCTATTCCTTTACAAGATGGAGAAGGAAAAAAAGGATATTTATTAGAAGGAAATCTTATTCATCGTCTTCCGATATACAAAGCGCATTATTATAGTCCTAAATGGACGAGAAGGATGCGCATTACTTTTGATGCTGGCTTTACAATACGAATGACTAAAGACAATTCGAGTCCATTATTGCCAAGTAATAACCGATTTGGCCTAGGACTTGACTATCTTTTAAGCTCTATTGAAAATCAAGAAAATCCATTTAGAAAATTACACGTATGGACAACACTCCAAATACATCATTACTCAAATGGTCAAAGCGATAATGGTTTCTATGAAAGCACTAATCCCCTTAGAAATAAATATAAGAACGGTGATTTTAGCACAAACTACATTCGTTTATCTCTTTATGCTTCAAAAGAAGTATTTGAAAGAAGTTTATTTTCTGGTAGTTTAGGTTACCAGCGTGATTTAGGCATCGGTAGTCTTTTTAAATTAAGTCCTGAATTAAAAAACTCATACGGTCTGAATAACATGTTGTTAACTTTCCAATGGCTTCAAAGACCAAAATATAGGGTAGT encodes the following:
- the eptA gene encoding phosphoethanolamine--lipid A transferase EptA; translated protein: MLKNNLKIAHFALLMSFLNFLFFHFPFYVFVFNNVDYTSLNGIAIIISVMILMLVANAFVFYLICCLPRNVGKFLLIIFFITNAIAVYFINTYGVIIDKTMIGNILNTNYAESSSFFSMKLLLYIILLGILPSIYIFKVKIIHVAWKKSAITSSLTLLFMLILILVNASNWLWIDKNSKKLGGLAMPWSYLVNTSLFYSDKYKSNEKEILLPDATIKDNQKSVVVLVIGESARSQNFSLYGYKKNTNPLLSKIPHLFHFDATSCATYTTAGVKCILEHTNTDKLYEILPNYLYRNNVDVIWRTSNWGEPPVHIKDYQNRDVLLPNCKGEGCDYDEVLLTGLKEQILASKKNKVLIILHTSTSHGPTYSTKYPSRFETFKPVCNSVELGKCSQTELINAYDNTIVYTDYILSQIIEDLKELNAYKSAMIFVSDHGESLGEKNLYMHGVPISIAPKEQYEIPFIVWTSDGSKQVKPNKILSQNHVFHSVLNFLNIQSPIYDEEMNIFK
- a CDS encoding phosphatase PAP2 family protein, with the translated sequence MLNKFIKVNLPTNNMMNTSVIRNYSKLKRSLFFFPLFFLVTIVLFLYKQDSLHVDKYIQIQKDCFYFLNSKLSQFPNTIFNLTQLGDEIIILSFLSAFILYVPKIWESLISASLVSCIFSFLLKKTFAVPRPAAVFDHTSFVIIGKTLTGHNSLPSGHSITVFTVLTVLLFAFIPKKMNYKILWFIFMISIGLIIGFTRVGIGAHYPLDVIIGGIIGYISGLLGIFINEKYKIWTWINNKNYYLIFMLFFLICSISLINKIMIDHLIIFYLSLTSLLISLYKIVHIYVKK
- a CDS encoding STM3941 family protein, which gives rise to MGDKIEIYTSKKKAFFLLIASLIFVIGGIFLVLYPEEFKGSPLVTIFMGIVSALFFGLGVIVSIYQLLKNRLALVLTNQGLYVGIKNKTFIPWENIKGFREISIHSNSIIIIQIKNSHGVIGLEKNKIIKKTMQFNNNNYGSPYNIAASTMDISHNDLMLVLNEYLDKYKFDHRKVK